The stretch of DNA CAACTAGAGAAGATATCAAGTTTTTGAGCAATCCTAAGATCGGTCAAAAACGTAAAAAATACTGTCGTTTCCGTCGTTACGGAATTAAGTCAATTGATTATAGAGATGTTGACTTTTTGATGAACTTTATCAATGAACAAGGAAAAATTCTTCCTCGTCGTATCACTGGTAACTCATTGAAATACCAAAGAAAAGTGGCTACTGCTGTTAAGCGTTCTCGTCACTTAGGTTTACTACCTTATGTAGTAGATAATTTGAAATAAGTAAGAAGCTTAATTCTTATCTATTATTTTTCGAATCTTGATAATCTGACTATAAATCATGGAAATTATATTATTAAAAGATGTTGAGCACATCGGGTTGGCCAAAGCATTGGTTTCTGTAAAAGCTGGTTATGCTCGCAATTATTTGATCCCTCAAGGATTGGCTATTGTTGCTAATAAAGCAAACAAAAATAGCTTGATGCAAGAAATTCTTCAACAAGAAGAAAGAGCACAAAAAATATTGGACGAAGCTAAAGAATTGGCAACTACATTGGCTACCAAAACACTTAAAATCGCTGCTAAAGCGGGAACTAGTGGTAAAATCTTTGGTTCTGTATCTAATGTTCAGTTGGTAAATGCATTAAAAGATACTTTTGGTGTTGAAATCGACAAAAAGAAAATCAAACTTCCTGAAGAAGTTAAAATGTTGGGAACTTACACCGCTACTGTTTCTTTGCACAAAGAAGTATCAGCTGCTGTTAAGTTTGAAGTTTATGACGATAAAGATGAGGTAGCTTAATAATAGCTTTCTTATTTAGATATAAAAATCCCACTCAATAACTGAGTGGGATTTTTTTGTGATAGCTACATAAGAATTTTGCCTATGGTACGTTTATAGCTTACCGTCAATTGGCTAATTTAAAACCGAGCTTCAAATTGAAAAAATGCACCTATAAACCTAGGTAGTTTTGTTCTAACTCAAGAATAAGTGAATAAAGTGTTAAGGACTCTATAATTTATACTTTGTGTTGCTTAATTTGTAATTTCAAAGCTATAAAATTGAATACTTAAGGAACTAGAACGTTCTACAACTTCATTATATATTATTATATTTGCCTCATTATACCACCCAGTTGATTTATTCATTATAAATAGTGATGTAAAGTGACTACGGTTTAATCTAAGAAACAAATAAATCCATAGGAATGAGTATCAAAAAATATTTTATTGCCCTTATAATATTGACAACGAGTACACTACTTTGGGCACAAGAATCTGCTATTTATAGAGATTATCAAAAAGATTACAAGCGGGGTTTGCATTTTTACAACCAAAAATTGTACGGTCAAGCCTTAGATGAGTTTGATAAAGTTACTAGAGCAGCAAATCTTTTTCAGGATACCGATGTACCCATGTATATTTTACAATCAGAATTGCATGCAGGATTATCAGCGTTGTATCTTGGGCAACCCGATGCTGAAAAGCGTTTGTTGTATTTTATGGAGAGAAACGAACCGAGTGCTGTTGCTACTCGTGCAGGTTTGGCTTTAGGAAACTATTATTACGATCAAAGAGATTACAATGCTGCAATCAAATATTTGAGTGAAGTTTCGGCATTAGAATTGAGCAATGAAGAAATTATAGAGAAAAAATTTAAGCTAGGGTATTGCTATTTTGTCAAGAAAAAATTCCCAAAAGCAAAGACCTTATTTCAACAAATAAAGGAATCCAAAACGCAGTATTATTATCCTTCTAATTATTATTATGGGATCACAGAATTTTTTGATAAAAATTATGACGCTGCATTAAAAGGGTTTGAAAATGCTCAACAATCGAGTCGCTATAAAAAGATTGTTCCTTCTTACATCTGTCAAATCTATTTTGCCAAAAAACAATATAAGGAGGTTATCAAACAAGGAAAGCCTTTGATTAATGACAATTCTATCCGTGAGCGTGAGCAAGTATCTCAATTGGTTGGACAGTCTTATTTTGAATTGGGACAATACCGAAAAGCCTTGCCATTGTTGGATACTTATGTGAGTAAAACCAAAAAGGTGAGCAAGGAAGCACTTTATCAGTTGGGCTACACACAATATAAGGTAGGAAAATACAAAGAAGCCATCAAAAACTTTGAGCAGCTCAATGCACTCAATGATAAGTTGGGACAAAGTGCCCTTTATAATATGGCAGATTGTTTGCTCAAGACGGGAGATAAATCAGCGGCTAGACAGGCTTTTCAGAAAGCGAGCCAAAAGAATTTTAATCCTGTATTGCAAGAAGATGCTTTGATTAACTATGCTAAACTTTCTTACGAACTGGGTTTTGATAACGATGCTATTTCTGCTTTGCAGAGCATTGCTACTACTTCAGATTATTATAATGAAGCTCAAAACTTGATGGCAAAAGTATTCTTAAATACAAGAGATTATGACAAGGCGCTAGCTACCTTACGCAAGATGCCCAATAAGACACAGAAGATGAAAGAAACCCATCAAAAAGTGGCTTATTTTAGAGGCGTTCAACGATACAATGCAGGCAAATATGATGAATCTATTCTATTGTTTAATGAATCATTAAAACAGGGAATCAATACAGAAACCAAAGCCTTGGCTTATTTTTGGAAAGCAGAAACGTTGTTTAAAAAGAATGCTTTTGATCCTAGTATCGATGAATATGGCAAGTTTATCACTACAGCTAATACGGTTAATTATTTGCCCGATAACTCTTCTATAGGGGTTGCTTATTATGGCATGGGATATTCGTACATTAAGAAAAATGACTACGGAAATGCCTCTCGATACTTTAAGGATGCAGTGAAGACCATTCGAAAAAAATTGCCTACCTACAATGATAAGTATGTAACAAACTTTGTTTATCCTGATGCCTTATTGCGTGCAGGGGACTGCTTGTTGTTTTTGAGAAGTTATGAAAAAGCAAAGGGGTATTACAATACTGTTATCAATAAAAACTATCCGAATAAAGACTATGCTATGTATCAGCTTAGTCTGATTCATAACCTACAAAATAACAATACTTCTCAAATTGCTTTGTTGGATAAGATTATCAGAGATTATCCTGCTTCTAGATATGCAGATGATGCTTATTATGCCAAGGGGAACACCTTGTTTAATATGAATAAAAAAGATTTGGCAATCATCTCTTACGAAAAAATGTTGCAGGAATATCCCAATAGCGATATGACCAATAAAGCTTTGTTAAAGTTGGGCTTGATTGCTTATTCTATGGGAAGACACGAAGAAGCTCTGAATTATTACAAAGGCGTTTTTAGAACAGATCCACAGAGTGATGAGGCTAAGGATGCTTTGGCAGCCATCAAAGAAATCTATATAGAAGATGGCAACCCTGATGGCTATTTTAATTTTGTAAACACGGTACAAGGTTATAATGTAGGAGAATTTGAGCGAGATTCATTGATGTTTATTGCTGCTCAAATCAAATTTAACAATGCAGATTGGGATGGAGCAGTGGCGAGCTATACGAGTTATCTAGATCGTTTTCCTGCTGGTATGAATAGCACACAAGCGCACTTTAATCGTGGTGAAGCCTTGTTTGATTTGAAACGCTATGAAGAAGCCATTATGGACTATGCTTATATCTCAGATCAAGGAACTTCTTCTTATACTGAAACCGCTAATCATCGTGCGGCTAATATTACTTATTATAGCACTCAAAATTTTGCAGAGGCCATGAAATATTATGGTCGTCTAGAACAGGTCGCTACCACAGAAGAGTTACTATTTGAAGCACAACAATTTGGGATGCGTAGCGCTTTTTATGCTTCTGATTTTAAGAATTTACCTCAAATAGCAGGACGATTGATCCAAAATGCTAGAGCTACCGCACAAGACCATGCAGAGGCGAATTATTTTATTGGTAAGGCTTATTTGGTAGAAAAAGATTATGATAGAGCTTTGGCTGCCTTCCAAAAGAATATTGATTTGTCTGGAGACGATGTGCATTCGGCAGAAGCTAGATATTGGAGAGCTTATATCACTTACCAAAAGAGAGATTTGGACAAAGCAATGAACTTGTGTTTCCAAAACAACAAGGAAATTCCAGGTCATCCTTACTGGTTGGTAAAAAGCTTTATTCTTTTGGCAGATATTTATGCAGAGCAAGATAACTTGTTTCAGGCTAAGGCAACCTTGCAATCTATTGTAGATAACTATGATGGTGACCAAGACTTGTTGAATGAAGCCAAAGAGAAATTACAACGTGTCATTGATGCTGAAAAAAGCAACAGTAAGATTAAGCGAGAAAACCCCAATGGGGAATTGGAAATGATTGAAGAAAATTAATCCAGCAATTAAGGGGAGTTGAATCTTTGTTTTTTTTACCACTAAAAGTTCAGAACAGTAGTTTTGGCTTAGTGGATCAAAAATGATAATCTTTAGCGCATAAAACTAAAAACGATGAGTTATATAAATAAAATAATTGGTTTGTGTTTATTACTAGGAGCTAGTCAACTAGCAACGGCACAAATTGTAGACGATACCCAAACGGAGTTCTTAAAACCTTTTCGTGCTAAATTGGCAAAAAGTAAAAAGTTTGAAGCAACTCCTCATTTACCAAAACTAGACACCAATTCAAATAAAAATTTGAGTTATGTTGTGCCAACCCATTTGTTGGGTTTGCCTTATCCTGCCCCTGTTATTCGTCCTTTGGCAATGCCTAGGGCTAAAGCGAATGAGAGTTATAACTTTTATGCTAAGGCTGGATTTGGTTATCCTTTGTCTCCTTTGGTGGAACTTTCTTATTACAATAAAAACATCCAAAATTTAAAGTTTGGGGTCAATGCAAAGCATCATTCTGTTATCCAAGGGTATTTGCCCAACCAGAGTTTTACCAAAACACATTTTGATGCCAATGTTACTTATTTTACAGAAAAGAATATTGCGATAGGAGCGGACTTTGAGTTTAATTTTAATACCAATCGATTTTATGGTTTTACGGACTCTTTAGAGACTTACACTATTAGTGAGGATAGCATGCGCCAGCGATTTGTAGATATAAAGGGGAATATCAATTTATTTAATGGTAAATCGAATAAAGCAAACTTTAACTATCGAGGAGATATTGATTTTTATAGTTACAGCGATGCTTTTGGCTCTAGCGAATTTAGCATTACGCCTAATGTAATGATTGAAAAATGGTTTGGCAAGCGCAAGGGGAGACATCCTTTGCGCATTGATTTAGGGATGAATTATCTAGGGTTTAAGGATACGCCAATTACAATCGATAGCATCACCAATACGGCTACTAAAAATATTGTACTCTTTTATTTTCACCCTACCTTTACGGTGAATGCAGGGAATTTCAAAGCTAGATTGGGGGTAAACTTAGGGGTAAATGAAGCGAAGTTTTTTATCCATCCTGATGTTGAGCTTTCTTATACGATTGCCCAAGGTGCGTTTATCCCATATATTGGAGCAGTAGGGCAGGTGCGTCAGA from Aureispira anguillae encodes:
- the rplI gene encoding 50S ribosomal protein L9 translates to MEIILLKDVEHIGLAKALVSVKAGYARNYLIPQGLAIVANKANKNSLMQEILQQEERAQKILDEAKELATTLATKTLKIAAKAGTSGKIFGSVSNVQLVNALKDTFGVEIDKKKIKLPEEVKMLGTYTATVSLHKEVSAAVKFEVYDDKDEVA
- a CDS encoding TonB-dependent receptor gives rise to the protein MSYINKIIGLCLLLGASQLATAQIVDDTQTEFLKPFRAKLAKSKKFEATPHLPKLDTNSNKNLSYVVPTHLLGLPYPAPVIRPLAMPRAKANESYNFYAKAGFGYPLSPLVELSYYNKNIQNLKFGVNAKHHSVIQGYLPNQSFTKTHFDANVTYFTEKNIAIGADFEFNFNTNRFYGFTDSLETYTISEDSMRQRFVDIKGNINLFNGKSNKANFNYRGDIDFYSYSDAFGSSEFSITPNVMIEKWFGKRKGRHPLRIDLGMNYLGFKDTPITIDSITNTATKNIVLFYFHPTFTVNAGNFKARLGVNLGVNEAKFFIHPDVELSYTIAQGAFIPYIGAVGQVRQNSFRSLTYYNRFLVSNPELHHTNYLELYGGLKGSIKKISYDVKAGYALTQNLPYFMNDTDTLSQFSRFRPVYDTTGIIFVRGTLDFRLLKNLVVGGTLGYNIYTPKNFEKAFHLPTFESNFFVTYDIFLNGKKKKPKKGGRKESNYISLKAELFINAGVPYLDENKTVKVLQGLYDFSFGARYQVSPNFALFVDLNNIIHNQNQRWYLYRQLGFNGMLGLELKF
- the rpsR gene encoding 30S ribosomal protein S18 translates to MATREDIKFLSNPKIGQKRKKYCRFRRYGIKSIDYRDVDFLMNFINEQGKILPRRITGNSLKYQRKVATAVKRSRHLGLLPYVVDNLK
- a CDS encoding tetratricopeptide repeat protein encodes the protein MSIKKYFIALIILTTSTLLWAQESAIYRDYQKDYKRGLHFYNQKLYGQALDEFDKVTRAANLFQDTDVPMYILQSELHAGLSALYLGQPDAEKRLLYFMERNEPSAVATRAGLALGNYYYDQRDYNAAIKYLSEVSALELSNEEIIEKKFKLGYCYFVKKKFPKAKTLFQQIKESKTQYYYPSNYYYGITEFFDKNYDAALKGFENAQQSSRYKKIVPSYICQIYFAKKQYKEVIKQGKPLINDNSIREREQVSQLVGQSYFELGQYRKALPLLDTYVSKTKKVSKEALYQLGYTQYKVGKYKEAIKNFEQLNALNDKLGQSALYNMADCLLKTGDKSAARQAFQKASQKNFNPVLQEDALINYAKLSYELGFDNDAISALQSIATTSDYYNEAQNLMAKVFLNTRDYDKALATLRKMPNKTQKMKETHQKVAYFRGVQRYNAGKYDESILLFNESLKQGINTETKALAYFWKAETLFKKNAFDPSIDEYGKFITTANTVNYLPDNSSIGVAYYGMGYSYIKKNDYGNASRYFKDAVKTIRKKLPTYNDKYVTNFVYPDALLRAGDCLLFLRSYEKAKGYYNTVINKNYPNKDYAMYQLSLIHNLQNNNTSQIALLDKIIRDYPASRYADDAYYAKGNTLFNMNKKDLAIISYEKMLQEYPNSDMTNKALLKLGLIAYSMGRHEEALNYYKGVFRTDPQSDEAKDALAAIKEIYIEDGNPDGYFNFVNTVQGYNVGEFERDSLMFIAAQIKFNNADWDGAVASYTSYLDRFPAGMNSTQAHFNRGEALFDLKRYEEAIMDYAYISDQGTSSYTETANHRAANITYYSTQNFAEAMKYYGRLEQVATTEELLFEAQQFGMRSAFYASDFKNLPQIAGRLIQNARATAQDHAEANYFIGKAYLVEKDYDRALAAFQKNIDLSGDDVHSAEARYWRAYITYQKRDLDKAMNLCFQNNKEIPGHPYWLVKSFILLADIYAEQDNLFQAKATLQSIVDNYDGDQDLLNEAKEKLQRVIDAEKSNSKIKRENPNGELEMIEEN